Proteins encoded in a region of the Macaca mulatta isolate MMU2019108-1 chromosome X, T2T-MMU8v2.0, whole genome shotgun sequence genome:
- the AGTR2 gene encoding type-2 angiotensin II receptor — MKGNSTLATSSKSITSSLHFGLVNISGNNESTLNCSQKPSDKHLDAIPILYYIIFVIGFLVNIVVVTLFCCQKGPKKVSSIYIFNLAVADLLLLATLPLWATYYSYRYDWLFGPVMCKVFGSFLTLNMFASIFFITCMSVDRYQSVIYPFLSQRRNPWQASYIVPLVWCMACLSSLPTFYFRDVRTIEYLGVNACIMAFPPEKYAQWSAGIALMKNILGFIIPLIFIATCYFGIRKHLLKTNSYGKNRITRDQVLKMAAAVVLAFIICWLPFHVLTFLDALAWMGVINSCEVIAVIDLALPFAILLGFTNSCVNPFLYCFVGNRFQQKLRSVFRAPITWLQGKRESMSCRKSSSLREMETFVS, encoded by the coding sequence ATGAAGGGCAACTCCACCCTTGCCACTAGTAGCAAAAGCATTACTAGCAGTCTTCACTTCGGGCTTGTGAACATCTCTGGCAACAATGAGTCTACCTTGAACTGTTCACAGAAACCATCAGATAAGCATTTAGATGCAATTCCTATTCTCTACTACATTATATTTGTAATTGGATTTCTGGTCAATATTGTTGTGGTTACACTGTTTTGTTGTCAAAAGGGTCCTAAAAAGGTTTCTAGCATTTACATCTTCAACCTTGCTGTGGCTGACTTACTCCTTTTGGCTACTCTTCCTCTCTGGGCAACCTATTATTCTTATAGATATGACTGGCTCTTCGGACCTGTGATGTGCAAAGTTTTTGGTTCTTTTCTTACTCTGAACATGTTTGCAAGCATTTTTTTTATCACCTGTATGAGTGTTGATAGGTACCAATCCGTTATCTACCCCtttctgtctcaaagaagaaatccCTGGCAAGCATCTTATATAGTTCCCCTTGTTTGGTGTATGGCCTGTTTGTCCTCAttgccaacattttattttcgAGATGTCAGAACCATTGAATACTTAGGAGTGAATGCTTGCATTATGGCTTTCCCACCTGAGAAATATGCCCAATGGTCAGCTGGGATTGCCTTAATGAAAAATATCCTTGGTTTTATTATCCCTTTAATATTCATAGCAACATGCTATTTTGGAATTAGAAAACACTTACTGAAGACGAATAGCTATGGGAAGAACAGGATAACCCGAGACCAAGTCCTGAAGATGGCAGCTGCTGTTGTTCTGGCCTTCATCATTTGCTGGCTTCCCTTCCATGTTCTGACCTTCCTGGATGCTCTGGCCTGGATGGGTGTCATTAATAGCTGTGAAGTTATAGCAGTCATTGACCTGGCACTTCCTTTTGCCATCCTCCTGGGATTCACCAACAGCTGCGTTAATCCATTTCTCTATTGTTTTGTTGGAAACCGGTTCCAACAGAAGCTCCGCAGTGTGTTTAGGGCTCCAATTACTTGGCTCCAAGGGAAAAGAGAGAGTATGTCTTGCCGGAAAAGCAGTTCTCTTAGAGAAATGGAGACCTTTGTGTCTTAA